The proteins below come from a single Xiphophorus couchianus chromosome 20, X_couchianus-1.0, whole genome shotgun sequence genomic window:
- the LOC114134976 gene encoding calcium/calmodulin-dependent protein kinase type 1D-like: MNEAPPPPPRPHRAARGYLKSPHLPRATGVYGNVRAKMGRKEIICSWKKNVSNIKDVFDFKGKMGSGSFSEVYMVREKKTGQLYALKCLKKKHLAHSNLENEINVLKRIKHDNVVGLEDFYESRTHYYLVMQLVSGGELFDRILDKGVYTEKDASKVIKQVLEAVSYLHKNSIVHRDLKPENLLYYNMDENAKIMVSDFGLSKTLEHGVMSTACGTPGYVAPEVLAQKPYSKAVDCWSIGVITYILLCGYPPFFEENETRLFSKIMRAEYAFHSPFWDDISESAKDFIRNMMEKKPTKRFTTEQALRHPWIAENTAKDMDISQSVCEQMGRNFVKTKWKQAFNAASVIHHMMKLQLSHSEPLASPLSLPNIVVESSSEADSELPSPCCNKGDPLDPNGNPIVTASHSRSTITESGREMCPLLRSSHSEPGGTPTVMADPRDAAHSFHSEGDTHFRPSPSLDVVGQRKDQPLQSGVCRIM; encoded by the exons GAGTCTACGGCAACGTCAGAGCCAAGATGGGGCGGAAGGAGATCATCTGcagctggaagaaaaatgtcagcAACATCAAGGATGTGTTCGATTTCAAAGGAAAAATGGGATC GGGGTCGTTCTCTGAGGTTTACATggtgagagaaaagaaaacggGTCAGCTTTATGCCCTGAAGTGTCTGAAGAAGAAGCACCTCGCTCACAGCAATCTGGAAAACGAGATCAACGTACTGAAGAG GATAAAACATGATAATGTCGTAGGATTGGAAGATTTTTATGAAAGCCGAACACATTACTACCTTGTCATGCAACT GGTGTCCGGCGGTGAACTGTTCGATCGCATTTTAGACAAAGGGGTTTACACCGAGAAGGATGCCAGCAAAGTGATCAAACAGGTGTTGGAGGCTGTCAGCTATCTTCATAAAAACAGCATAGTGCACAGAGATCTgaag CCTGAGAACCTGCTGTACTACAACATGGACGAGAATGCTAAGATCATGGTCAGTGACTTTGGTCTGTCTAAGACACTTGAGCATGGAGTCATGTCTACAGCCTGTGGCACCCCAGGTTATGTTG CTCCTGAGGTTTTGGCTCAGAAGCCCTACAGCAAAGCAGTGGACTGCTGGTCCATCGGAGTTATCACATACATCCT ACTCTGTGGCTACCCTCCGTTCTTTGAAGAAAACGAGACTCGTCTGTTTTCAAAGATCATGAGGGCCGAGTATGCCTTCCATTCACCTTTCTGGGATGACATCTCTGAGTCAG CCAAAGACTTCATTCGgaacatgatggaaaaaaaacccaccaaacGCTTCACTACTGAACAGGCACTTCGGCATCCGTG GATTGCCGAAAACACGGCCAAAGACATGGACATTTCTCAGTCTGTCTGTGAACAGATGGGGAGAAACTTTGTCAAAACCAAATGGAAG CAAGCCTTCAATGCAGCTTCAGTAATCCACCACATGATGAAACTGCAGCTGTCCCACAGCGAGCCCCTCGCCTCGCCCCTCTCTCTGCCCAACATCGTAGTGGAGTCTTCCTCTGAGGCCGACTCTGAGCTGCCGAGTCCCTGCTGCAATAAGGGGGACCCCCTTGATCCTAACGGGAACCCGATTGTGACGGCGAGTCACTCACGGAGCACTATCACAGAGTCGGGCAGGGAGATGTGTCCGCTCCTCAGATCCAGTCACAGCGAACCTGGCGGCACGCCTACCGTCATGGCTGATCCAAGAGACGCCGCCCACAGCTTCCATTCAGAAGGGGACACTCATTTCAGGCCGTCTCCCAG CTTGGATGTTGTGGGTCAGAGGAAGGACCAGCCGCTTCAGTCTGGAGTCTGTAGAATCATGTGA